The DNA segment GGTTCGCCCGCGTGCTCACGTCTCAGCGTAGCTTTGAGGAAACAATGAGCCGTTGGCCCGAATATCGCCTGCCTATCGGTAGTGCGAATAACTGATTCACGCCCTTTCAGGGATCATTGAAAAGAGGCCACCAGGCCTCTTTTCTTCTGTTAGAGACGGCTTTGGGGAATTCGTTACATGAGAGTTATCAACCTGATTGAATCTGTGACCCGCCGGGCCGGCTGGTGTGGCGCGGTGCTGATCTTTCCGCTGATCGGTGCCTTGGTCTATGAGGTATTCAGTCGCTATGCGCTTGGGCGCCCGACCATGTGGGCCTTCGAGATTAGTTACATGGTAATGGGGGCCATTTTTATGCTGGGCATGGCCGATGCTCTGCGTGTTGGCCAGCACGTCACCGTGGACATTCTCAGCCTGCAACTGGGTGATCGCAGTAACGCGTTTGTTCGGCTGGCGGGCTATGCGCTCCTTTTGCCGGTGTTGGGGTGGCTGGTTTGGGAACTGTCTAAGTATGCCTTGGCTGCCTTCGAGTCCAACGAACGATCCGGTCGGTCGGCCTGGAACCCTGTCATATGGCCTGTTTTCACTGTCTGGTTTGTAGGTTTCCTGCTGTTGGTCCTGCAGGTGGTGGCGGAGGTTCTTAAATCTTTGGCTATCATTCTGGGCCGATCGTCGGGCGGAGAAGGAGGGGGAAAGGGATGAGCGATTTTCTGTCTCTGCTGATGTTTCCATCACTGATGGTTTTCATCATCGCCGGTTTCCCCATCGCTTTCTCGATGATCGTGGTGGCGACGATTTTCGGTATCACGCAATTTGGCGATGCCGCTGCTTACCAGTTGCTGACCAAGATCGAAGATACCGCTTCGAACTCGATCTTGGCGGCGGTGCCGCTGTTCATCTTTATGGGGGCCGTGCTGGAGCGCTCCGGAATTGCCGAGCGTCTGTTCGGAGCCATTCACCTCTGGACCACCAGACTGCCCGGCGGGCTGGGCGTCGGTGCCATCATCATGGGTACTCTTTTTGCAGCCTCGAGCGGTGTGGTTGGGGCGACCGAAGCGGTGATTGGCATGCTGGCGGTGCCGGTGATGTTGAAGCATCGTTACGACAAGCGACTGATTTCCGGCACCATCTGTGCCAGTGGCTCGCTGGGCACTGCCATCCCGCCCTCCATCACTGTGGTTGTCCTCGGCCCGGTGGCCGGGGTCTCGGTCGGCTCGCTGTTCAGTGGTTTGCTGATCCCGGGCCTCTTGATGGCAACACTGTTCCTGCTCTATATAATTGGAGTGTCTTACCTGAAGCCGGAGATGGCGCCGCGCATCGAAGAAACTGATCAGGTGTCGCTGGGCGAGAGGTTACGCATCAGCCTGTTTGCACTGCTGCCTACTTTGGCACTGATCTTCGTTGTGCTCGGTACCATCCTGATGGGCGTGGCTACTCCTACCGAGGCAGCCGCCTGTGGTGCACTCGGAGCGGTGGTGTTGGCACTGGCATACCGTAACCTGACGTTCAAAGTGCTTTGGCATGCGGCTGTCAGGACCATGAACATTTCGGCCATGATCTTGCTCATCGTGATGGGCGGGAGCATGTTTGCCGGGGTGTTCTTCGCGGCTGGAGGTATGGCTACGATGCAGTCGCTGTTGATCGGTACAGGCCTCGATCCATGGATGATTTTAGCGCTGATCCTCTTAATTACTTTTATTGCCGGCTTCGTCCTCGATCTGATATCGGTGGTGCTGATTGTCATCCCGATCGCCATGCCCATCGTGCGGATACTGGGATTTGATGAAATTTGGTTCTGTGTGGCTTTTCTGGTGGTGCTGCAGACCAGCTATCTGACGCCTCCCCTGGCGCCTGCGATCTTCTACTTGCGAGCCATTACTCCACCCGAGGTAACGCTGAAGCACATGTATGCAGGGGTGGTGCCCTTCATCGTTGTCCAGTTATTTGTTCTGGGGCTGGTGCTGGCCTTCCCGTCACTGGCCATGTGGCTTCCGGACGCCATGAGTGGCCCATCCTGGAAATAAGCCAGGCATATAAGTCGTCAGCCAAGTGTCTAGTCTTGGGATAGGTGTAAATCTATTTCAGGACTAGACACAGAAATCTGACCGCTTCGTGATTATGAAGCGCCATCAGACGTTTATTAATCGGTTGTTGCACTTGGCCTTGGGTACCGCCTACTCAAAAAAGTCGATCGGTTAGGGTATAGAACGAAGTTGATGTCGGGCAAGGCCAGACATGATCAGGATCTTGCCCATAACCCGTCGTCTTAAATCTTAGAGCCGACACTGAAAGGAGCTCCTTACACATGCGAAATATTCGCAGCATTGCTGTTTTCTGTGGCTCCAACATGGGGGCCAGTTCTGTCTATGCCGAGCAGGCTGAGGCGCTTGGCGCGACGCTGGTGGAAAACGGCGTCACATTGGTTTACGGGGGCACGCACAAGGGCCTCATGGGGGTTCTGGCTGATGCAGTGCTTAGCCGGGACGGCCGCGCCCATGGGGTCATAACGGAACGCTTGCAGGCCAAGGGGCATATACATCCCAACCTGACGAACAGCGAGATTGTACCGACCATGCGGACGCGCAAGGAGCGCATGGCAGAGCTTTCGGATGCCTTCATCGCATTGCCCGGTGGTATTGGAACCATGGAGGAATTCATGGAAGCCTGGACGCTTAACCAGTTAGGCGAATTGGACAAGCCTGTGGGCCTGCTTAATATTAACGGTTTTTTCGAGCCTTTCATGGCCTTTATCGACCAGATGATCAAAGAGGCCTTCCTTCCGCCGTCTCATCGTCAATCCATGGTGCTGGAATCCGATCCCCAGCAGTTGCTGAATGGCCTGCGTAATTTCCAGCCAGTTACCGTACCCAAGTGGCTTTAATGGCGCGGGCTTGACGGGCCTTGTCGCTCCAGTGTCATTCCACTAGCCGATGGGAGCGGTGGAGTTAAGGGCGACACTTACCCGATCCGCAAATTTAGCCGCCGCCACGGATAAGGTTCTGCCGCGCAACTGGGCACAGACCAGCGGAGCGGAGGGTAGGTCACGCCGACTAATCGGCGTGGACACTAGTTTATTATGATCGTCGTCCGACGCAGCACCGATTTTCACCTGAAAACCGATACTCTGAGCATCCACAAGCAGTCCACGCATCAGCTCGAAGGAGTCGGTTTCTGCCGAGACCTGCACGTTATTACAGCGTCGCAAAAGCACCGTATCCAACAACTCTCGCACGCCTAGTTCTGGGTCGGGCAGCACCATTGGATAATCCAGATATTCACTAAATCTGAGTCCGGGTTTGCCAGTTAGGGGATGCTGCCGCCCGATGGCCGGGTGCGGGTATCAGCACCTGAAAAGATGGTCGATACGACAATTCGCATGGCGTTTATCAGCCGTATTCCCTGGATTTAAAAGCAGCAAAGCGACTTTGCCAGGTAACCCAGACAGTCTGACCGCGAGATGCTGAACGGCGAAAGCTATTACCTGTGGGGCCGGCGCCACGGATTAAACGCAGTGGAACGGGCAGGGCGCCACGAGGTTAAAGTCGCGCCGGATAAAATGTATCTCTATGTAAATGCTTGCACTTGTACCGAAAACAGAGCCTTGCTCCTGTCGCAGTCCTATCGTGCCGCTCTGAAATCACGCATCAACGAGCTTTTGCAGCCCTGGTAGGAAGAAATTGGCGTTACAGCCAATAGCTGGGGCATGAAAAAAATGAAAACCAAGTGGGGCAGTTGCAGCATAGACGTAAAGCGTATCTGGCTGAACCTAGAGCTTGCCAAAAAGCCCCCCGAGTGCCTTGAATACATACTGGTGCATGAACTGATCCCCTGCGTGAGCGCAGGCACAACGAGCGTTTTAAGGCGTTCATGAATACGCACCTGCCTGATTGGCGAGAGCGCAGAAATCTTTTGAATAAGATGCCGTTGGCTCACAATAGCTGGATTTATTGATTTTAAATGATGGGCACAGCCAATAAAAAAGGCCCTACGTTTTCACGTAAGACCTGGAAAATATGGTGCGCCCGACAGGATTCGAACCTGTGATCACTGCCTTCGGAGGGCGGTAATTTCACACGGTGAGATGAGATGTTAGTCGGCATAAAGTGTGTTTTTCAACAGCTTATGACCGCTGTGCTAAAAAGGTTAAAACCTTTCTAGCACAGATATTTACACGTTTTACGCCACTTGTGGGCACACGATTGTCCGGTTTCTGGTGTCGAACTTTGCCCAATTTGAGTTCTACCTAAATCGCTACTTCTCGATGAATTTGCTGAAATGCAGGGCTAAGCGATTCTAAAAATCGTCTGGTCTAAAGTGTCGCATTTTCGCCGAGGGTTCTGGCCACTGATTTCATGCGAAGCCTGCCACCCATTCCACGCGAAAGCTGCCACCCCGGCAGGTTGCCTGACTCACCCCATCGAAACCGTTCGGCACAGGATAACTTAACGGTACTCTGAGGCTTTTCATCCGGAGAAGACCAAATGCCTGCGGAGAGGTTATCCACGCGCAAGGTCAAAGAAGTTCTTCGCCTGAAATGGGAGCAAGGGCAGAACAACCGACAGATTGCGGCGACCTGCGGCGTCAGCCGCCCCACGGCAAGCGAGTAACTTCGGTGTTTAGCCGAGGCCAGTCTGAGCTGGCCATTGCTGGAAGATCTGGGTGAGTTGGGTCAGTTACTGCGCCGCGAGAACCTCTATAGTAACCAGCTTCTCGACTGGCGAAAGCAGTTGCAGCAAGGCGGTGAGGATGTACTGTCCAAGTCATCACCGCCCTTCCCATCTATCGGTACCACAAACCAGTTATTGGCTTGAGCTTGCGTTGGGCTGGAATTCTGTTGGTCGGCGCTCAATCAACAAGTGAGTTTTCGTGGTTACGCCCCATTACCTTTGCCTTATAAAGCTGTTGGTCAGCGCGTTTTATGGCCAGTTTTAGTGAACTCTCTTCAGGATAGATAATCGTCACGCCAAGTGACGCAGTGTATGCCAGCTGCCCACCGTCAACCAGATCGGGTCCGATATCAACGGGGGTTGTTTCTAATGCCTGGCGCTGGCGTTCGGCAATCCTCCTAGCCTGTTCTATATTGGTGCCAGGAAGCAGTGCGGTGAATTCTTCGCCGCCCGTCCGGCACAGTAAATCTCAAGCCCGTAACTGCTCTTGTCCGGTTTGCGCGAAGTCTTGCAGAACCAGATCACCCACATCGTGACCATAGAGGTCGTTAATGCGCTTGAAACGGTCTAGATCGATGGCGATCAGGCACAAGGGTTCGCCGTTTCGCCGGGCCCTGGCCATTTCCATGTCCGCCTATTTTTCCAGGCACCTTCGGTTACCGAGCCCAGTCAGCATGTCGGTCATGGCCTGTCGGGTTAACAGGTCTTCCAGCTTCTTTTGTTCGGTCAGGTCGAACACCATGGCCCGGCTGTACTGAAAACCATCGGAGTTTGTCTGGGTGTTGGCTTTGATCGCGACCCGGAGGGTGCTGCGATCACGGCACATCAGTTCACACTCCACTGAGCCCCCATGGCCTTCCTCCAGAATTCGCCGGAAAGCTTCATCAAAGGCGCCCCGGGTTTCTGAGGTAACCAGTTCACGATACAGCTGTTTGCCAATGAGTTCGTCAGCGCTGTAGCCCAGCCACTGCAGCTCGGTACGGTTGATCTTGAGGATCACGCCGTGTTCGTTAAGGGAGTGGTATCCACAGGGCGCGTGTTCGACGAGATCGAAGAGTTCCCGGGCGTAATCTATTGTTTCCAGCAATAGTTTCTGCGCACAGGCCCTCAGAGTTCGCTGGTGGTGATTGGTCAGTACCCAGCCACTAACAAAGGCAATCGCCAGCACATAAACGAGCACCACTAACGCCCCGCTCCAAGGGTTTTCAGCCAGCAGGTAGGTGAGGCCTGGGTGCCCAGCAGCCCAAGGGCTTGCCCGCTCTGGCTGCGGAAATGGTGAGTGCTGATGTCATGGGTACGGGAAAAAATCAGGTGGTCACCGAGAAGCGCTTCGCCCCGGTTGGAGGAACTCATAGCCTGCCCGAACACGGGCGCGGTAACGTCCACAACAGCCGTGGTGATTTCCGGGCCGGCAGCTCCTGGCCGAAGGTAGGGAGATGCGACATAAAGATTACGCGCCTTCAATGTCATGGCATCCCGGAAGTACAAGGCACCTGCATGGACCGGATTAGCTGCTGCTGATGTGGGACTCTGTGTAAGGAAGTGTTCATCACCGTTTGTGTCAATTAGGGCCAGGCGGGTATAGCGGCCGAAGTGGTTTAATAGGGTGCTGAAGATCGCCCCCAAGTGGCCCCGATTCTGTTTTAGAAGGCGTTCCTGATAGGGCAATTGGGTTTCTTGCGCATTGCTGAGGTACTTCACCACAGAGGGAAACTCTGCAATGGCCAAAGAGTGATTCAGGCTCGTTTCAGGTCTTGCAGGAGTACATCATATTCGGCCCCCAG comes from the Marinobacter psychrophilus genome and includes:
- a CDS encoding sensor domain-containing diguanylate cyclase gives rise to the protein MVLVYVLAIAFVSGWVLTNHHQRTLRACAQKLLLETIDYARELFDLVEHAPCGYHSLNEHGVILKINRTELQWLGYSADELIGKQLYRELVTSETRGAFDEAFRRILEEGHGGSVECELMCRDRSTLRVAIKANTQTNSDGFQYSRAMVFDLTEQKKLEDLLTRQAMTDMLTGLGNRRCLEK
- a CDS encoding LOG family protein; amino-acid sequence: MRNIRSIAVFCGSNMGASSVYAEQAEALGATLVENGVTLVYGGTHKGLMGVLADAVLSRDGRAHGVITERLQAKGHIHPNLTNSEIVPTMRTRKERMAELSDAFIALPGGIGTMEEFMEAWTLNQLGELDKPVGLLNINGFFEPFMAFIDQMIKEAFLPPSHRQSMVLESDPQQLLNGLRNFQPVTVPKWL
- a CDS encoding TRAP transporter small permease subunit, with protein sequence MRVINLIESVTRRAGWCGAVLIFPLIGALVYEVFSRYALGRPTMWAFEISYMVMGAIFMLGMADALRVGQHVTVDILSLQLGDRSNAFVRLAGYALLLPVLGWLVWELSKYALAAFESNERSGRSAWNPVIWPVFTVWFVGFLLLVLQVVAEVLKSLAIILGRSSGGEGGGKG
- a CDS encoding LysR substrate-binding domain-containing protein produces the protein MGRQHPLTGKPGLRFSEYLDYPMVLPDPELGVRELLDTVLLRRCNNVQVSAETDSFELMRGLLVDAQSIGFQVKIGAASDDDHNKLVSTPISRRDLPSAPLVCAQLRGRTLSVAAAKFADRVSVALNSTAPIG
- a CDS encoding M48 metallopeptidase family protein, with amino-acid sequence MKTKWGSCSIDVKRIWLNLELAKKPPECLEYILVHELIPCVSAGTTSVLRRS
- a CDS encoding TRAP transporter large permease, producing the protein MSDFLSLLMFPSLMVFIIAGFPIAFSMIVVATIFGITQFGDAAAYQLLTKIEDTASNSILAAVPLFIFMGAVLERSGIAERLFGAIHLWTTRLPGGLGVGAIIMGTLFAASSGVVGATEAVIGMLAVPVMLKHRYDKRLISGTICASGSLGTAIPPSITVVVLGPVAGVSVGSLFSGLLIPGLLMATLFLLYIIGVSYLKPEMAPRIEETDQVSLGERLRISLFALLPTLALIFVVLGTILMGVATPTEAAACGALGAVVLALAYRNLTFKVLWHAAVRTMNISAMILLIVMGGSMFAGVFFAAGGMATMQSLLIGTGLDPWMILALILLITFIAGFVLDLISVVLIVIPIAMPIVRILGFDEIWFCVAFLVVLQTSYLTPPLAPAIFYLRAITPPEVTLKHMYAGVVPFIVVQLFVLGLVLAFPSLAMWLPDAMSGPSWK